In Nocardioides jishulii, the DNA window CTTCGACGAGAACGTGCCGGAGGAGACCAACCGGCGCCTCGTCGACCACGTGGCCGACTTCAACCTGGCCTACACCGAGCACGCGCGCCGCAACCTGCTGAACGAGGGCCTGCACCCGCGTCGCATCCTGGTGACCGGCTCGCCGATGCGTGAGGTGCTGGAGGAGTTCCGCGACCAGATCTACGCCTCCGACATCCTCGACCGCCTCGAACTCACCGCGGGCGACTACTTCCTGGTGAGCGCTCACCGTGAGGAGAACGTCGACCTCCCGGAGCGTCTGCAGCAGCTGCTCGAGTGCCTCGTCGCGGTGCACGAGAAGTACGGCAAGCGCGTCGTCGTCTCCACCCACCCGCGCACGCGCAAGCGCCTCGAGGCCCTCAACAGCGGTCTTGACCTTTCCGGCATCGACTTCCTGGAGCCCTTCGGCTTCCACGACTACAACAAGCTGCAGATCGAGGCCGCCTGCGTGCTGTCCGACTCGGGCACCATCTCGGAGGAGTCCTCGATCCTGGGCTTCCCGGCGATCACCCTGCGCGACTCGATCGAGCGTCCCGAGGCCCTCGACTCCGGCTCGATCATCATGACCGGTCTGAACGTGGACGACGTCGTGCGCGGAGTCGGCATCGCCATCGCCGACGGTCCCGTCACTTCGTCGCACCCGGCCGGGTACGAGATCAACGACACCAGCAACCGCGTCGTCCGCTTCATCTCGTCGACGGCTGGAAGGCACCACCAGTGGGCCGGCATTCGAGCCGACTGAACTCGGAGCAGAGCGCCCGCAACCGATTGCTGAAGGCGGGCCTGGTCGCTTCATTGGTCAACGGGGCCACGGCGCTCGCCGTGCCGCTGCTCTCCTTGCCCATCCTGCTGGACGTGATGGGCAAGGAGGCCTACGGCCTGTGGGTGACCGTCACCACGGTGACGGCCATCGTGGCCGTGTTCGACCTCGGTGTCGGGAATGCGGCGCTGACCCAACTCGCCTCGACGTCGGATGCCAAGGAGCGTCTGCGCATCATCAAGGCAATGTACGCACTGGCCGCCTGCATCGCCCTGGTGATGCTGGTCGGCTGGGCGTTCGTGTCCCTGACAATCGACGTCACCGCCGCGCTGGGCGCCGACGAGGTCCCCAGAGCAGGCACCTTCACGCACATCGCAATGCTCTCCGCAATCTGCGCGATGCCAGCGAGCCTGATCTACAAGGTCCAGGTAGGACTTGGGCATCAGGTTTCCTCGTACCTGACGCAAGCCGGGGCGATCGGGCTCTTCCTGGTCGTCCTCCTGGTCCTGCACTTCAGCGGCGCAGGAAGCGTCGAGGTCGCAGTCGCAGTGGTGTGGGTGCCAGTGGGTGTCGCGTTGGTCTACACGCTGTTGACCCTCGACCTCCGGGCGCTCGGCAGCGCAAACCTTGCGGGGGGGCCGGGGGACGGCCGTCGCTCGCCCGTCCGGCGGCACCTGCGCATGGGACTTCCCATCTTCGCGGTCACCCTGCTCATGCTTGCCGCGACGAGTTTTGATCCGATGCTCGTCGGGACCACGCTCGGCTACGACCAGGTCCCTGACTACTCCGTCCCGTTCAGAGTGTTCTCAGCCATCAGTGCGATTGCCGTGATGCTCTCGGGACCGCTCTGGGCACTCAATGCTTCCGCCCTGGCCCGTGGCGACGTGGCCTGGGTCAGGCAGAAGGCGCGCGCCGTCTCCGTGGGGGTGGGGCTGGTCGTGGCGGTGATGGCTGGGGTGTGCGTCGCCATCGGCGAACCGCTGATCCGCGTGTGGCTGGCCGGTGGCGTGGACTACGACCCGCGCGTGTGGGCCCTGCTGGCGTTCACCGTCACGCTCCAAGCAGCGGGCGGTCCGTGGTTCATGGTGCAGAACTCTGTCGCCAGGATGCGGGTCCAGCTGTTCGCCTACGGCGCGCTCTGCCTGCTCATTCCGGCCAAGTACCTGGCCCTCCAGCAGTGGGGGATCATGGGTCTCGTGTCCCTTGGCCTCCTCGCCCAGCTCTGTCTGCTCACCCCCGCCGCCCTGTGGGGGGCCAAGCGGGTGCTCCGCGAACGGGAGAATCACCATGTCTGACCTGCCCCGCCTCCTCCACGTCGGTTACAGGCCCATCGGCAATCCCGACAACACTGGGCTCACGTTGGCCAGCATGTTCGAGTCCTGGCCGGACTCCCACCTGCTCCAGGTCTTTTCGAAGGACGCTTCCGGGCCGTCCGTTCGGCGCGGCGGATACGAGCTGCCTTCCACGACCTACCCGCTGGAGCACTGGGGGCGGAGGGTTCTCGGGGCTGACGTGAGGGGAGTCGCCGACGGGATGAACAGCTCGGTGGCGCGGACCGGGCGGGTGCCTCTGAAGACCCGCATCAAGTTGGTGGCGATGGTGCTCAACGACATCGCCCCCGTGGTCCTGCCGAAGGACCTCGACGACGTGGTCGCCGAGTACCGTCCCGAAGTGCTGCACTCGCTCCTCGGGTCGGTGCGGGAGATGAGCGTGGCGCTGGCCATCGCGAAGCGGTACGACCTACCGATCCTTCCGCACTACATGGATGACTGGCCGGTGAACCTGCACCAGGCCTCGCCGTTCCGCGGGATCGCCCGCCGCCGGGTCGAGCGGACTCACCGAGCCATCCTCGAGCGTTCACCTGTGGGTCTCGGCATCGGTTTCAAGATGGCCGAGGAGTTCACCTCGCGGTACGGACGTCCCTTCACGCCGGTCGGCAACTCCGTCCCCGCCGACGACCTGCTGGGCGCGACCGGCAGCGTGGCCCACGAGCGTGGAGTGATGCGCTACGTCGGTGGTCTGCACCTGGGCAGGGACCGCGTGGTCAGCGTGGTGGCCGAGGAGTTGGCGCGCCACGAGAACACGGCCGGTTGGTCCATCGAGATCTTCAGGCCGGGACACTCAGCCGCCGCGGCGGCGACCCTCGCCGCCCGGCACGGCAACGTCATCGACCGCGGGGAGGTCGAGGCGGCCAAGGTCGCTGACGTGCTCCAGACGGCGAGCTGTCTGCTGTTCATCGAGAGCGAGGACGAGGGGGTCGTCCCCTTCACCCGCTACTCCGTGTCCACGAAGGTCCCCGAGTACGTGGCGAGTCGTCGGCCGGTGGTGTGTGTGGGTCCGGTGGAGCAAGGAAGCATCGAGGCGTTCGCGCGCTCGACGCGTTCCGTTGCCCTGCAGCTCCGGCAGCCTGACTGGGAGGGCTTGGTCCGGTTCCTGGGCACAGTCGACGATCCGATGCCCCCCGATGTCGGACCCCGGGTCCTGGAGGAGTTCTCCCGCGAAGCGACCCACCGGCGCTTGGCCGCAGCGGCGCGAGCAGCGAGGGACGCGCGGTGAAGGTCCTGCATCTTGGCTTCGTCACGCCGGACGCGTTGTTCGAGCAGGTGCTGCGCAACGACCGCCGCATGCCGGTCCAGACGCAGCGGTTCGGCTGGAACTTCCTGGGCGCCCTCACCGCGGCCGGGATGGAGGTGGACGCCGTGACGGTGGTGCCGGCCTCGGACTTTCCGCTCAACCGGCAGCTCGTCTTCCGGCGGCAGCCGTTCGACCAGAACGGGGTCAGTGGCGCCGCAGTCGGCTTCGTCAACGTCCTGGGAGTCAAGCACTGGAGCCGACACCGGGTGATGCTCGGGGAGGTGATGCGCCGCTATCGCGATCCGGAGGTCACCCGACCTGACGTCGTGGTGGTGCACGGCGTCAACTCCGCTCTGCTTGCACTGACGAACCGGGTGGCCACTCACTTCGGCATCCCGAGCGTCGTGCTCATGACCGATCCGCCGCACGGAGTCGGTGCCCGTGACGAGCAGCCCCGGTCGGCGCTGCGTCGCGTGGACTTCCGGCGCGTGATGAACCAGCTCGATCGCTTTTCCGCGGGAATCTGCCTGACGGAGCAGCTCGGGTCTGCCTTCCTTCCTGGGAGGCCGGTCCTGGTGATGGAGGGCATCGCTGACGTCGCCGAGACGGACGCAGATGCTGCGTCCCCGGTGGGGGCATCCCCCGTGGTGCTCTATGCCGGTGGCGTCGAGGAGGCGTACGGACTCGGCGCCCTGCTGGAGGCTGTCGAGCGCTCCCAGGGCGAGTGGACGCTGGAGGTGTGCGGACGCGGGAGCTACCTCGACCAGGTGCTGAGGGCCGCTGAACGCTCTCCGCGAGTCGTGTACAGGGGAGTCCTCGGACAGGCTGAGCTGCACGAGGCCTACCGCGCGGCGGCGATCCTCGTGAACCCGCGTCCCGACAGGGGATTCACACGCTTCTCCTTCCCGTCGAAGGTCCTCGAGTACATGACGCACGGAGGCACAGTGGCCAGCACCCGGTTGCCGGGAATCCCCGAGGAGTACTGGGACCACCTCCACCCACTGCCGGTGGACGGTGAGGGCATGGCCGTGGCTCTCGATCGCCTGGCGGAGAGCGACTTCTCCGCAGAGGTAGTGGCAGCGAGGCGCGCTGAGCTCAGGGACTTCTTGCGCCGCGGGAAGTCCCTGCCGGCGCAAGGTGACCGGATTGCGGAGTTCTTCACGTCCTTGACCGCGACGCCGTCAAGGACTCAGTAGCGGCGACGACGAACGCTGGAGACGCGTTCGTCAGCGGTCGGTACGTGCTCTTCCTCCTGCCTCTCCGAGGGGAATGCGCGTCCTCCGGGCCCAAGCGTGGTCATGAAGCCGACCACCGCCCACAGCGTGGGGGAAGGGTGCCAGTAGCCGCTCAGGAGGATGACGGTCAGGAGGAGCGTCCCGGCAACCATGGAGAGACGGATCCGGCTGCTGTTCCCCTGGAGCGCGCGGAGCGAAAGGACGATGAGTGCGGTCCAGATGCTGACGCCGATCAGGCCGAGATCCACGGTGATGTCGAGGAGCGCGTTGTGGAACGAGATCCCGTTGTTGATGTCCAGCGAGGCTCCGGGGCCCTTGCCGAAGATGGGCGATTCCCGGATGCTGGCCAGCGCGCGTGGCCACATCTCGAGGCGCCCGTTCAAGGTGCCGTCCTCACGGTCCGAGACGGCGAGTCGACCCTGGATCAGTCGCTCCAACAATCCTGCGGAGAGTCCCACGCTGGCCAGCAACACAAGGGCAGCGAACAGCCGCAGGCGCAGTTTGGTGGCCTTGCCCCCGAAGAGGCGCACGAGCGGGATGAGTGCCGCCATGCCGACGGTGGCGATGAGGCCGCCACGCGTGCCGGGGGGGAGCACACCGAAGTAGAAGAGCGCAGCGCCCATGGCGAACGTCACGCACTTGACGAACTTGCCCCGGGACTGGTCATCGATCACGACGGCGAGCAGGACGAAGCAGGCGGAGGCGACGGAGTAGGCGACGTGGTTGGAGTTGAGTCCCTCGAAGGTGTAACGAAGCGTGTCAGACGCGAGCTCAAGTTGGCTGATGGGACGGTCCCCCACCTGAGGCACGAGGTTGAGGGCCATGTACGCGCAGCCGAGCACCAGACCGCCGCCCACCACGTTCGCCGATCGACGTGAGTCGACGGAGAGGCGGATCGCGGTGAAGATGAGCGCACCTGCGACCAGGTCCCGGAACAGGTCTCCCGAGGCGTCCGTGGGCTCGGTGAAGAAGCTGCCCACCAACAACCAGGTGATGAATGCTGCTGCCAGGCCGTCGAGTCGATCCAGCTTCTTGCCTTGCGCCAGCTGGAACAGGATGACCGCGACCGCGACGAACGCGCCGGTTCGCGAGGCGTGGCCGGGGGCGAACGCAGCCAAGGCGAAGACGGCGCTCATGATCCAAGCCGTCACCGAAACGCGGTCTCGCACCGTTCCTGAACTGGTCTCCATGGTGTCCTTGCAGTCGTATGGGCCTCACCTACCCGACAGAGGCCGAGCCGTAGGCGTGCTCGCGCGGGTGAGCCTAGCCCGCGCCCTTGATCATCCCCGCGCCGACGGTCACGCCGGTCGCCTCGTCGATCGAGATGAAGGAACCGGTGGGGCGGTTCTTCGAGTACTCGTCGACCAGCAGTGGCACGGTGGTGCGCAGCTGGATGCACCCGATCGCCTTGAGGCCGAGCTCCTTGGTCTCCTGGTCGCGGTGGGGGGTCTTGATGTTCAGACGATGCTGGGGGAAGGCTGCCGGCTTCGGCGAACCGTGGGTGCCCACGGCGTACGAAACCTAGGATCGTGAGCAGAGCTCGGGCTCTGACCTCGTTCGCCCCCTGCTGCTCAGCAGAGGAGGAGCGGCCCGCCGCCGTCACTGGAGACCCGAATGAAATCACCGTTGCGCGCCGTCGCTGCGCTCACGCTGCTCCTGACCTTCGGCGGCTGCGACCTCGATGAGTCGGCCCCTGTGGCTGAGGTGGAGGTCGCAGACCCTGGCGTGACCCAGCCCGAGTCGGACGAACCGGAGCCGGCCGACACCGAGGCTGTCGGCCCCACGCCCACCGCGGCGGCACTCGGGGACGCCGCGACTGTCCTCGCCGCGCTGCCGGTCAAGGGGCGTGCCCCCATGACCGGCTATGACCGAGCCATGTTCGGCCAGGCGTGGATGGACGCCGACCGCAACGGATGCGACACCCGCAACGACATGCTGGCCGCCCACCTCACCGAGATCCGCCTCGAGTCCAACGGGTGCGTGGTCACCTCCGGCGTGCTCGCCGACTCCTACACCGCGACCGTCGTCGACTTCGTGAAGGGCCACGGCGCCCTCGTCGACATCGACCACATCGTCTCCCTGGGCAACTCGTGGGCCACCGGGGCGAGCTTCTGGTCGATGCAGCAACGCGCAGCGCTCGCCAACGACCCGCTCAACCTCCTGCCCGTCGACGCGTCCGCCAACCGACAGAAGGGCGACGGTGACGCCGCCACCTGGCTGCCGCCCAGCAAGTCCTACCGGTGCGAGTACGTCGCCCGCCAGGTCACCGTCAAGCAGAAGTACGGCCTGTGGGTCACCCCGCCCGAGGCCGCCGCGATGCAGCGCATCCTCGTCGCCTGCCCCGGCGAACCCCTCGCCGAGGACCTCGCACAGCTGCCCACCGCCACCGACCAGCGTGTCCCCGAGCCGACCCCGACACGCACACCCGCCCCGGCGCCCGCGCCCGAGCCCGCGCCCGCGCCCGCGCCCGCGCCCGCGCCTGAGGCTCCGGCCCCCGTCTACTTCGCCAACTGCACCGCAGCCCGTGCTGCGGGCGCCGCCCCCGTCCGCGTCGGTGACCCCGGCTACGGGCGACACCTCGACCGCGACGGTGACGGGGTCGGCTGCGAGTGAGACACAGACAAGGCCCCGGCGACCGTGACGGTCCCCGGGGCCTCGCTGCGCAGCGTACGAGCCTCAGCCAGCGCTGTTGATCATGCCGGCGCCGACTGTCACGCCGGTCGCCTCGTCGATCAGGATGAAGGAGCCGGTGGTGCGGTTCTTCGAGTACTCGTCGACCAGCAGCGGCACCGTGGTGCGCAGCTGGATGCGGCCGATCTCGTTGAGACCGAGCTCCTTGGTCTCCTGGTCGCGGTGCAGGGTGTTGATGTCCAGGCGGTACTGGATGTCCTTCACCAGGGCGCGACCGTTGCGGGTGGTGTGCTTGATGGCGAGCTTCTGGCGCGGACGCAGCGGCTCGTTGGTCATCCAGCAGACCATCGCGTCGATGTCCTGGCTCGGCGTCGGGGCGTTGTTGACGCGGGCGATCATGTCGCCACGGCTCACGTCGACGTCGTCCTCGAGGCGCACGGTGACCGACATGGGCGGGAAGGCCTGGTCGACCTCCTTGTCGAAGAGGTCGATGCCGGCGATCCTCGAGGTCATGCCGCTGGGCAGCACGATGACCTCGTCGCCCTTCTTCAGCACGCCACCGGCGACCTGGCCCGCGTAGCCGCGGTAGTCGTGGAACTCGTCCGACTTCGGCCGTACGACGTACTGCACGGGGAAGCGGACGTCGACCAGGTCGCGGTCGCTCGCGACGTGCACGTGCTCGAGGTGGTGCATGAGGGTCGGGCCCTCGTACCACGGAGTGTTCTCCGAGCGGTTGACGACGTTGTCGCCCTGGAGCGCCGAGATCGGGATGACCTCGAGGTCAGGGATGTTGAGCTTCGTCGCGAACTGGGTGAACTCGGCGTGGATCTTGTTGTAGATCTCCTCGTCCCAGTCGACCAGGTCCATCTTGTTGATCGCCAGCACCAGGTGGGGCACCCGCAGCAGGCTCAGCAGCACGGCGTGACGGCGCGACTGCTCGGTGAGGCCGTTGCGGGCGTCGACCAGCACCAGGCCCAGGTCGGCGGTCGAGGCGCCGGTCACCATGTTGCGCGTGTACTGGATGTGGCCGGGGGTGTCGGCGATGATGAACTTGCGCTGCGGGGTCGCGAAGTAGCGGTAGGCCACGTCGATCGTGATGCCCTGCTCGCGCTCCGAGCGCAGACCGTCGGTCAGCAGCGAGAGGTCGACGTAGTCGTCGCCGCGCGCCTCGGAGGTGTTCTCGATCGCCTCGAGCTGGTCGGCGAAGATCGACTTGGAGTCGAAGAGCAGGCGACCGATGAGGGTCGACTTGCCGTCGTCGACCGAGCCGGCGGTCGCGAACCGCAGGAGGTCCATCTGAGGCTTCTCAGTGGCGATCACCGGCATGTCGTCGGCGGTGATCTCGGGGCTGGTCTCAGCGGTGGCCATCAGAAGTAGCCTTCCTTCTTGCGGTCTTCCATGGCTGCTTCGGAGAAGCGGTCGTCACCGCGGGTCGCTCCGCGCTCGGTCAGTCGGGCGACCGAGATCTCCTCGATGATCTCGTCGAGGGTGCTGGCCGTCGACTCCACGCAACCGGTGAGCGTGATGTCGCCACAGGTGCGGAAGCGGACCGTACGCTCGGTCACGACCTCGCCCTCACGCAGCGGGTTGAGCGGGGTCTCGCTCATCAGCATGCCGTCGCGCTCGAAGACGCGGCGCTGGTGGGCGAAGTAGATCTGGGGGATCTCGATCTCCTCGCGGCGGATGTAGTCCCAGATGTCCAGCTCGGTCCAGTTGGAGATCGGGAAGATGCGCATGTGCTCGCCGGCGTGCAGGCGGCCGTTGTAGAGGCTCCACAGCTCGGGGCGCTGCATTTTCGGGTCCCACTGGCCGAACTCGTCGCGGTGGGAGTAGACGCGCTCCTTGGCGCGGGCCTTCTCCTCGTCGCGACGGCCACCACCGAAGGCGGCGGTGAAGCCGTTCTCCTCGATGGCGTTGAGCAGCGTCGGGGTCTGCAGGCGGTTGCGCGAGGTCTTGCCGTCGTCGACGACGATGCCGCGGGCGATCGCGTCGTCGATGGAGGCCACCACGAGCTTGACGCCGAGGCGCTGGACCCAGCGGTCGCGGGTCTCGCCCACCTCGTCGAAGTCGAGCCCGTTGTCGATCTGGAGGATCGGGAAGGGGATCTTGGCAGGGTAGAAGGCCTTCTCCGCCAGGCGGAGCATGACGATGGAGTCCTTGCCACCGGAGAACATCAGGACCGGCTTCTCGAACTCGGCGGCGACCTCACGGAAAATGTGGATCGACTCCGCCTCGAGCTGGTCCAGCTGACTCAGCTGGTAGTCGGCGTGCGTCTGGGTCATGGTGATTCTTCGGGACCTCTCCTTGGGACAGCAGCGGCCATCGTAGCCTTGCTGCTGGATCGAGCTGAAACGCGTCTTGGCGCGGCGGCTACGTGTGGTTGCGCGCGTCACTTCCGCCGTCGGGCTGACCGTCGTGGGACCGGGGGACGTGGCCAGCGCCGCGACCCTCCAGCACCTCGGGGTGGAAGTCGGGGACGTCCAGCTCCTCCACGGTCGGTGTGCCGAACATCGGCAGGCCCACCGTGCGGCGGACCACACCCCACACCAGCGGCACCACGACGACCATCGCGAGGCCGACGTAGGCGACCAGCATCGGGTTGGTCTCGTCGGCTCCGGCGCCCAGCGGGCCCCAGCCGGCCTTGTCGAGCAGCGCGACGCCGGACATGGTCAGCACCACCACGATGGCGCGTCGGATGAACGACTGACGGATGCGCGGAGCCAGCTTGGCGCCGAGGATCGTGCCCGGCACCGAGCCCAGGATCAACGGGATCGTGATGCCGAAGTCGAGGCCGTGGATCGCGATGTTGGAGATGGCCGCGGCGAGCACGAGCGGGACGGCCTGCACCAGGTCGGTGCCGACCAGCTTCACGGCGCTGAGCCCGGGGTAGAGCATCAGCAGGCAGATCATGATGACCGACCCCGAGCCGACGCTGGTGATGCCCACGAGCAGGCCGCCGGCGACACCCACGAGGAACGTGGGCAGCGGGCGGATGACTGGGTTGTCGTCGCTCACGAAGGTGCCACGACGCACCCGCAGCAGGTTGAGGTAGAGACGCCCGGCGTAGGTCGCGGCTGCGAGGAGCAGCGCGAAGCCGATGCAGAGCTTGAGGGTCTTGTCGAGGTGCTCGGGCGACTCGGTGAACCAGGAGACCAGGTAGGGCCCGAGCAGCGCCGTGGGCACCGAGCCCAGGATCAGCCACTTGGCCAGCTGCATGTTGGGGGAGCCCTCGCGCTTGTGCACGATGGCGCCGCCCGTCTTGTAGACCGCGGCGGCGGTGAGGTCGGCGGTGACCACCGTGGCGGTGTCACCGACGCCCAGGAAGATCAGGGCAGGCGTCATGAGGGCGCCGCCACCCATGCCGGTGAGGCCGACGACGACGCCGACCACGAAGCCGGCGATCATCACGGAGAAGAACGACCAGGTGAGCCAGTCGAGCAGGGTGAGAGCTTCCATCGGTCCTCAGTCCCGGGTCAGCGGCGGCAGGCCCGCCTGGAGAAGGGTGGTGATGCGTGCGGCCGCGACCTGCGCCCGCTCGCGTCCGCGCCGGTAGGGGTCGGAGATGTCGTGCTCCGGCGTGCTCGGCACACGGTACTGCCCGGCCCACTCGATGAGGTGGCGCCCGCCGAGGTCGCTGCCCTGGACCGTCTCGGTCCACTGGGCCAGCGTGAAGATCTTGCGGAACGCCTGCGGGTGACGCTCCGTGAGGAAGTCGGCGTGGCTGGTCTCCGCGGTGAGGACCAGGTCGGCGGCCTCGATCACCTCCGCGGTCACCGGGTGGCTGGCGAAGCGCCGGTTCTGGACGTCCTCGGGGAGGAACTCCGCGATGACGGGGTCCATGGAGCGCCCCTGCTTGGCCTCCGTGCCGGTCGAGGCGAACTCCAACGCGTTGCCCACGATCGACTGCGCGGTCATCTCCATGAAGGGGGAGCGGCAGACGTTGGCGGTGCACACGAAGAGGACGGTGAGCCGTCCGGCGCCGCGGGAGCCGCCCCGGTGGGAGGCGGCACGCTGCGGGCGCGCGAGGGCCGACGGCGCCTCGGTGGCGACGGGTGCCGTCGCGGCCGGGGCAGCGGGGGTCGAGGGTGCGGCGGCCATCCTGACGGGCTCGACGCGCGAGGGGTTGTCCGACGTACGCACGTCGAGGAGGCCGCTCTCGGCGAGCGCCTGCACGACGTCGTCGAGCGCGTCCTCGATGGAGCGGCCCGTGGTGTCGACGACGACGCTGGCGTCGGTGGGGGCCTCGTAGGGCGAGGAGATGCCGGTGAACTCGGGGATCTCGCCGCGCCGTGCCTTGGCGTAGAGGCCCTTGCGGTCACGGCGCTCGCACTCCTCGACCGGCGTGGCCACGTGGACGAGGAAGAAGGCCCCGCCCGCGGACTCGACCATCTCGCGCACCTCGGCACGGGTCTGGGCGAAGGGGGCGATCGGGCTGCAGACCGCGAGGCCGCCGTGGCGGGCGATCTCGGCCGCGACCCAGCCGATGCGACGGATGTTGGTCTCGCGGTCGGCCTTGCTGAAGGTGAGGCCGGCGGAGAGGTTGCGGCGCACGACGTCGCCGTCGAGGGAGGTGACGGTGCGCCTGCCCTGCTCCAGGACGCGGTCCATGAGGGCGCGGGCGAGGGTGGACTTGCCGCTGCCCGAGAGTCCGGTGAAGAAGAGCACGAGCCCCTGGTCGGCCGGGGCAGGGCGGTCCTGGCGGACCACCTCGGCGACCTCAGCGGGGAAGTCGGTCAGGGTGGGCTCCACCGCGCGGGGCGGGAGCGGCCAGACCGGGTCGCCGTTGGCGTACGTCGTCACGACCCGCTCGCGCAGCCGTGCGTCGGCGGCCGCGTCGCCGTGGGCGGCGAGGGGCACCGCGACCACGACGGCGTCGGGCAGCACCTTCGCCGCCGCGACCGTGGCGCGCACCAGCGCGACGGGGGAGAGGCGCGGGGTGCCGACGCCGGTGAGGGCCAGCAGGACGACCGCGCCGCGGTGGCGCAGGCGGTTGAGCTCGTCGGTGGTCAGGGCGTCGTCGACCGGGATCCAGCTGCGGCCCGGGTAGGAGGAGCGCGCCTGGGCGGGAGTCAGGTGCAGGCGGCGGAAGGGGCCGTACTGCGCGTGGCTCAGGGAGGTCAGGGAGCCGTCGGCCTCCACGCGTGCCAGGGGCAGCCCCTCCGGGTCGACCAGCTCC includes these proteins:
- the wecB gene encoding non-hydrolyzing UDP-N-acetylglucosamine 2-epimerase, with protein sequence MKVMTVVGTRPEIIRLAAVIKRLDNTPGIEHVLVHTGQNYDYSLNQVFFDDLGLRAPDHYMGVDTSSLGAVLGGVLIGTEKVLVEEKPDAMLVLGDTNSCVATVMGKRMRIPTYHMEAGNRCFDENVPEETNRRLVDHVADFNLAYTEHARRNLLNEGLHPRRILVTGSPMREVLEEFRDQIYASDILDRLELTAGDYFLVSAHREENVDLPERLQQLLECLVAVHEKYGKRVVVSTHPRTRKRLEALNSGLDLSGIDFLEPFGFHDYNKLQIEAACVLSDSGTISEESSILGFPAITLRDSIERPEALDSGSIIMTGLNVDDVVRGVGIAIADGPVTSSHPAGYEINDTSNRVVRFISSTAGRHHQWAGIRAD
- a CDS encoding lipopolysaccharide biosynthesis protein, whose translation is MGRHSSRLNSEQSARNRLLKAGLVASLVNGATALAVPLLSLPILLDVMGKEAYGLWVTVTTVTAIVAVFDLGVGNAALTQLASTSDAKERLRIIKAMYALAACIALVMLVGWAFVSLTIDVTAALGADEVPRAGTFTHIAMLSAICAMPASLIYKVQVGLGHQVSSYLTQAGAIGLFLVVLLVLHFSGAGSVEVAVAVVWVPVGVALVYTLLTLDLRALGSANLAGGPGDGRRSPVRRHLRMGLPIFAVTLLMLAATSFDPMLVGTTLGYDQVPDYSVPFRVFSAISAIAVMLSGPLWALNASALARGDVAWVRQKARAVSVGVGLVVAVMAGVCVAIGEPLIRVWLAGGVDYDPRVWALLAFTVTLQAAGGPWFMVQNSVARMRVQLFAYGALCLLIPAKYLALQQWGIMGLVSLGLLAQLCLLTPAALWGAKRVLRERENHHV
- a CDS encoding glycosyltransferase family 4 protein, with the translated sequence MSDLPRLLHVGYRPIGNPDNTGLTLASMFESWPDSHLLQVFSKDASGPSVRRGGYELPSTTYPLEHWGRRVLGADVRGVADGMNSSVARTGRVPLKTRIKLVAMVLNDIAPVVLPKDLDDVVAEYRPEVLHSLLGSVREMSVALAIAKRYDLPILPHYMDDWPVNLHQASPFRGIARRRVERTHRAILERSPVGLGIGFKMAEEFTSRYGRPFTPVGNSVPADDLLGATGSVAHERGVMRYVGGLHLGRDRVVSVVAEELARHENTAGWSIEIFRPGHSAAAAATLAARHGNVIDRGEVEAAKVADVLQTASCLLFIESEDEGVVPFTRYSVSTKVPEYVASRRPVVCVGPVEQGSIEAFARSTRSVALQLRQPDWEGLVRFLGTVDDPMPPDVGPRVLEEFSREATHRRLAAAARAARDAR
- a CDS encoding glycosyltransferase, which codes for MKVLHLGFVTPDALFEQVLRNDRRMPVQTQRFGWNFLGALTAAGMEVDAVTVVPASDFPLNRQLVFRRQPFDQNGVSGAAVGFVNVLGVKHWSRHRVMLGEVMRRYRDPEVTRPDVVVVHGVNSALLALTNRVATHFGIPSVVLMTDPPHGVGARDEQPRSALRRVDFRRVMNQLDRFSAGICLTEQLGSAFLPGRPVLVMEGIADVAETDADAASPVGASPVVLYAGGVEEAYGLGALLEAVERSQGEWTLEVCGRGSYLDQVLRAAERSPRVVYRGVLGQAELHEAYRAAAILVNPRPDRGFTRFSFPSKVLEYMTHGGTVASTRLPGIPEEYWDHLHPLPVDGEGMAVALDRLAESDFSAEVVAARRAELRDFLRRGKSLPAQGDRIAEFFTSLTATPSRTQ
- a CDS encoding O-antigen ligase family protein; translation: MSAVFALAAFAPGHASRTGAFVAVAVILFQLAQGKKLDRLDGLAAAFITWLLVGSFFTEPTDASGDLFRDLVAGALIFTAIRLSVDSRRSANVVGGGLVLGCAYMALNLVPQVGDRPISQLELASDTLRYTFEGLNSNHVAYSVASACFVLLAVVIDDQSRGKFVKCVTFAMGAALFYFGVLPPGTRGGLIATVGMAALIPLVRLFGGKATKLRLRLFAALVLLASVGLSAGLLERLIQGRLAVSDREDGTLNGRLEMWPRALASIRESPIFGKGPGASLDINNGISFHNALLDITVDLGLIGVSIWTALIVLSLRALQGNSSRIRLSMVAGTLLLTVILLSGYWHPSPTLWAVVGFMTTLGPGGRAFPSERQEEEHVPTADERVSSVRRRRY
- a CDS encoding elongation factor 1-alpha C-terminal domain-related protein, which translates into the protein MGTHGSPKPAAFPQHRLNIKTPHRDQETKELGLKAIGCIQLRTTVPLLVDEYSKNRPTGSFISIDEATGVTVGAGMIKGAG
- a CDS encoding excalibur calcium-binding domain-containing protein; translation: MKSPLRAVAALTLLLTFGGCDLDESAPVAEVEVADPGVTQPESDEPEPADTEAVGPTPTAAALGDAATVLAALPVKGRAPMTGYDRAMFGQAWMDADRNGCDTRNDMLAAHLTEIRLESNGCVVTSGVLADSYTATVVDFVKGHGALVDIDHIVSLGNSWATGASFWSMQQRAALANDPLNLLPVDASANRQKGDGDAATWLPPSKSYRCEYVARQVTVKQKYGLWVTPPEAAAMQRILVACPGEPLAEDLAQLPTATDQRVPEPTPTRTPAPAPAPEPAPAPAPAPAPEAPAPVYFANCTAARAAGAAPVRVGDPGYGRHLDRDGDGVGCE
- a CDS encoding sulfate adenylyltransferase subunit 1; this encodes MPVIATEKPQMDLLRFATAGSVDDGKSTLIGRLLFDSKSIFADQLEAIENTSEARGDDYVDLSLLTDGLRSEREQGITIDVAYRYFATPQRKFIIADTPGHIQYTRNMVTGASTADLGLVLVDARNGLTEQSRRHAVLLSLLRVPHLVLAINKMDLVDWDEEIYNKIHAEFTQFATKLNIPDLEVIPISALQGDNVVNRSENTPWYEGPTLMHHLEHVHVASDRDLVDVRFPVQYVVRPKSDEFHDYRGYAGQVAGGVLKKGDEVIVLPSGMTSRIAGIDLFDKEVDQAFPPMSVTVRLEDDVDVSRGDMIARVNNAPTPSQDIDAMVCWMTNEPLRPRQKLAIKHTTRNGRALVKDIQYRLDINTLHRDQETKELGLNEIGRIQLRTTVPLLVDEYSKNRTTGSFILIDEATGVTVGAGMINSAG